One window of Mangrovibacterium diazotrophicum genomic DNA carries:
- a CDS encoding PAS domain-containing sensor histidine kinase has protein sequence MDKNLTFESLQNRVKELEQELKIRSELLDKSIDIIWKLDLKLRFTFVSPSVFETFGYTQDEWIGSTLSSHASPSEFIRMSQKALDSITYYSEDTPFEMFEAVMLRKDGTPIDVEVAAKLVFDTNGLPKELIGSTRDITQRKKAERELREKTDQLKASNAAKDKFFSIVAHDLKNPFSALIGFSSLLQEEVEHVENENIVQFSSIINNTLLRTFDYLNNLLEWSRLQLSQIDLYRSTFNLYKLVHSTVEMLFIQAQTKNLTIRISIPEYTEMYADRKMIQTVLMNLISNAIKYSHKRSEIKIEVDSDDEGVSVYVKDKGIGLSPRMQENMFNIEKSVSTPGTEAETGTGLGLILCKEFIAKNEGSIGVESMEGKGSTFWFKIPHKTKQG, from the coding sequence ATGGATAAAAATTTAACATTTGAAAGCCTGCAAAACCGGGTAAAAGAGCTGGAACAGGAATTAAAAATCAGATCGGAACTTTTAGATAAATCCATCGATATTATTTGGAAACTGGACTTAAAACTTCGTTTTACTTTCGTCAGTCCCTCCGTCTTCGAGACTTTCGGATATACACAGGACGAATGGATCGGAAGCACCCTATCGTCACATGCCAGTCCTTCAGAGTTTATTCGGATGTCTCAAAAAGCACTTGATTCGATTACCTATTACAGTGAAGATACTCCATTCGAGATGTTTGAAGCGGTTATGCTACGCAAAGACGGAACCCCCATTGATGTCGAAGTCGCTGCGAAACTCGTATTCGACACTAACGGACTTCCCAAAGAACTTATTGGAAGTACTCGAGATATCACGCAACGCAAAAAAGCAGAACGGGAACTGCGGGAAAAAACCGACCAATTAAAAGCCAGCAATGCAGCCAAGGACAAATTCTTTTCGATCGTGGCGCATGATCTTAAAAACCCATTCAGCGCACTAATTGGGTTTAGTAGTCTTTTGCAGGAAGAAGTTGAACACGTCGAGAACGAGAATATAGTGCAGTTCTCATCAATCATTAACAACACATTGCTACGAACATTTGATTATCTGAATAACTTGCTGGAATGGTCGCGCTTACAGCTCTCGCAAATCGATCTCTACCGCTCCACCTTCAATTTGTACAAACTGGTTCATTCAACGGTGGAAATGCTCTTCATTCAGGCACAAACCAAAAACCTGACCATCAGAATATCTATTCCGGAATACACTGAGATGTATGCTGATCGCAAAATGATCCAAACCGTACTAATGAATTTAATTTCCAACGCTATAAAATACAGCCATAAAAGAAGTGAAATAAAAATTGAAGTAGACTCAGACGACGAGGGCGTTTCCGTTTATGTGAAAGACAAGGGAATAGGCCTTTCGCCCAGGATGCAGGAAAACATGTTCAATATTGAAAAATCGGTCAGCACTCCGGGAACTGAGGCAGAAACCGGCACCGGCCTGGGATTGATCCTTTGTAAAGAGTTTATTGCGAAAAACGAAGGCTCGATCGGCGTTGAAAGTATGGAAGGCAAAGGATCTACATTCTGGTTTAAAATTCCACATAAAACAAAACAGGGGTAA
- a CDS encoding nuclear transport factor 2 family protein yields the protein MKNRSAILISFFLILSVAIPASAQSLTAPEESTIIREIDANFARMLAYGEKLDYDKLSSGVDDSREAGFITNGNFYAQYATLIANMKTAAKGIDRQVFSIREKKITPLSDRLALMTVSGSATIYLADGRELPVNFLWSFVYEKAGDEWKVIHSHQSSRN from the coding sequence ATGAAAAACCGAAGCGCCATTTTGATTTCCTTCTTCCTCATTCTCAGTGTGGCAATTCCTGCCAGTGCGCAATCACTAACCGCACCAGAAGAATCCACGATTATTCGAGAAATAGACGCGAACTTTGCCCGGATGCTGGCTTACGGAGAAAAGTTAGACTACGATAAACTAAGTTCCGGAGTTGATGACAGTCGTGAGGCTGGATTTATCACCAATGGCAACTTTTATGCACAATATGCCACCTTGATAGCCAATATGAAAACCGCGGCGAAAGGTATCGACCGGCAGGTATTTTCAATCAGAGAGAAAAAAATAACCCCACTTTCAGACCGGCTGGCTTTGATGACCGTTAGCGGCTCAGCTACTATTTACCTGGCTGACGGGCGCGAGTTACCGGTGAATTTTCTTTGGTCATTTGTGTATGAAAAAGCCGGCGACGAGTGGAAAGTTATTCATTCACACCAGTCAAGTCGCAATTAA
- a CDS encoding family 43 glycosylhydrolase, which yields MKRLKTLLTICITITTMAVFAQNPLDFGSNIRTADPSAHVWNDGRLYIYASHDIECQEDFWMKDWHIFSTDDLIHWTDHGPCLSVDDLSWADNFAWAPDCAYKNGKYYFCFPAGTGFKDRVNPKNSTKWMGIGIAVSNSPTGPFKDAIGAPLWREPYANDPCIFVDDDGTGYIYFNGGGDYMVAVLNDDFLSVKGELKTMDMGGYKPKREGPWVFKRNNLYYYTMPEDNRVLTYYTSNTPLGPWKYHGVIMEDEHESNNHHSIVEYNGQWLLFYHRWIDTGDACPNRKRQREICAEYLYFNEDGTIQPVKRTAEGLALKPKQ from the coding sequence ATGAAACGACTCAAAACACTACTAACGATTTGTATCACGATCACCACCATGGCTGTTTTCGCTCAAAATCCGTTGGATTTTGGCAGCAATATTCGCACAGCCGATCCATCGGCCCATGTGTGGAATGACGGACGTTTATACATCTACGCATCGCACGACATTGAATGTCAGGAAGATTTCTGGATGAAGGATTGGCACATTTTCTCGACTGACGACCTCATCCACTGGACAGATCACGGACCGTGCCTTTCGGTTGATGATTTGTCTTGGGCCGACAACTTTGCCTGGGCTCCTGACTGTGCCTATAAAAATGGCAAATACTACTTTTGTTTTCCGGCAGGAACAGGCTTCAAGGATCGGGTAAACCCGAAAAACAGCACCAAATGGATGGGGATTGGCATTGCCGTTAGTAACTCGCCAACAGGTCCGTTCAAAGATGCCATCGGTGCTCCACTCTGGAGAGAACCCTATGCGAATGATCCCTGTATTTTTGTAGATGACGACGGGACCGGTTACATCTACTTCAACGGAGGTGGCGACTACATGGTAGCAGTATTGAATGATGATTTTCTGAGCGTGAAAGGCGAACTGAAAACAATGGACATGGGCGGCTACAAACCGAAACGGGAAGGCCCCTGGGTATTCAAACGAAACAATCTGTACTACTATACCATGCCTGAAGATAACCGGGTACTCACCTACTACACTTCCAACACTCCATTGGGTCCATGGAAATACCACGGAGTAATTATGGAGGACGAGCACGAAAGCAACAACCACCATTCCATTGTCGAATACAATGGTCAGTGGCTCCTTTTTTATCACCGCTGGATTGATACAGGGGATGCCTGTCCAAACCGTAAACGACAACGCGAAATTTGCGCTGAGTACCTCTATTTCAACGAGGATGGCACTATTCAACCTGTAAAACGAACAGCTGAAGGATTAGCTCTAAAACCGAAACAATAA
- a CDS encoding diacylglycerol kinase family protein: MRAFKYALNGLKILIGEEHNARIHLSVTVVVILAAIALRVSSGEWLALILVIALVFSLEAINSALENLCNFVQPDLHESIKRIKDLSAGAVFIAAAAAVAVGLIIFVPKVIEHL, from the coding sequence ATGAGAGCTTTTAAGTATGCCCTCAACGGGTTAAAGATATTAATCGGGGAAGAACACAACGCCCGCATTCATCTGTCAGTAACCGTCGTGGTTATTCTCGCTGCTATTGCCTTGAGAGTTTCGTCTGGCGAGTGGCTGGCACTGATCCTGGTTATCGCACTTGTTTTCTCCCTCGAAGCAATCAACAGTGCTTTGGAGAACCTCTGCAATTTTGTGCAACCGGATCTCCACGAAAGCATCAAACGAATCAAAGATCTTTCGGCAGGTGCCGTGTTTATAGCTGCCGCTGCGGCTGTAGCCGTCGGCCTCATCATATTCGTTCCGAAAGTGATTGAGCATCTCTGA
- a CDS encoding GNAT family N-acetyltransferase gives MRETLLLTVRTERLSLIEVSPDDLEAIHQLHSIPEVDEFNTLGLPNSIADTAQLMKPVFEAQLKVSRTSYTWKIMLNETNQFIGLAGFILSNDKFRLGEIYYKLNPAFWGNGYATEVAKRLIKLGFEDFNLHKVEAGVATENSKSIRVLEKSGMTREGLRRKILPIRGQWIDNFHYAIVEDDPRDY, from the coding sequence ATGAGAGAAACACTTCTACTTACGGTGAGAACCGAGCGATTATCATTGATTGAAGTATCGCCGGACGATCTCGAAGCCATTCACCAATTACATTCTATTCCCGAGGTTGACGAATTCAACACACTCGGCCTACCCAACTCGATTGCCGATACTGCGCAATTGATGAAACCGGTGTTTGAAGCCCAGTTGAAAGTTTCCAGAACTTCGTATACCTGGAAAATCATGCTAAACGAAACGAATCAATTTATCGGTCTAGCCGGATTTATCCTCTCGAATGACAAGTTCAGGCTGGGCGAAATCTACTACAAACTCAATCCCGCCTTTTGGGGTAACGGTTACGCAACCGAGGTCGCCAAACGCTTGATAAAACTGGGCTTCGAAGATTTCAACTTACATAAGGTTGAAGCCGGAGTTGCAACTGAAAACAGCAAATCAATCCGGGTGTTGGAGAAATCGGGAATGACAAGGGAAGGCCTGCGCCGCAAGATTCTCCCGATTCGTGGCCAATGGATCGACAACTTCCACTACGCCATCGTAGAAGATGACCCGCGCGATTATTAG
- a CDS encoding TlpA family protein disulfide reductase produces the protein MPTIRLFIFLLLIGIRFPSQAADFPLTIAEIYSPNTITDFNQQKLILIDFWATWCAPCRPATEQLEVLQQQVAEQVFMVSVTDESRSKVEAHLAKHPIQLMVMRDYNGNLIRQFNVRQWPYAVLLTTDGKLVWEGHPANLSYAAIQNFARKYQSEPNRKIADIFLQVEQANLPMTAAPEISPISLSVSQIHGPASQFLKNDQLVHYRGSVADLVAKLYRVPRQQIIPNQWANTYLDLQSPSNLWEAEPDSLIRYVSKRFNLKISASSAPEDVYLLEIANPSKLWNTDQFSWGNGASSNYLIGEDRVKADNLTISEICVLLSNEKQQLFQYEGTEVAPHDWDFHFQYNEFMKEELLDEFGISIRPVRKEVTLFNLN, from the coding sequence ATGCCAACGATCCGTCTATTCATATTTCTCCTGCTCATTGGGATTCGTTTTCCAAGCCAGGCAGCCGACTTTCCGCTTACGATCGCCGAAATCTATTCTCCCAATACCATCACGGATTTCAATCAACAAAAGCTCATTTTAATCGACTTTTGGGCGACCTGGTGTGCACCGTGCCGGCCCGCGACCGAGCAACTGGAAGTTCTGCAGCAGCAAGTTGCCGAGCAGGTTTTTATGGTTTCGGTAACCGATGAAAGTCGATCTAAGGTTGAAGCCCATCTGGCCAAACATCCCATCCAACTCATGGTGATGCGCGATTACAACGGTAATCTTATTCGGCAGTTCAATGTTCGGCAATGGCCTTACGCTGTGCTTTTAACGACCGACGGAAAGCTGGTTTGGGAAGGACATCCGGCTAATTTATCCTATGCGGCAATCCAAAATTTTGCGCGCAAGTACCAATCGGAACCAAATCGCAAAATCGCCGATATTTTTTTACAGGTTGAACAGGCCAACTTGCCAATGACTGCAGCACCGGAGATTAGCCCCATATCTTTGTCGGTATCGCAAATACACGGCCCGGCTTCACAATTTTTGAAAAACGACCAATTGGTGCATTACCGCGGTTCTGTGGCTGATTTGGTTGCAAAACTTTACCGGGTACCGCGACAGCAAATCATTCCCAACCAATGGGCAAACACCTATCTCGACCTGCAAAGTCCAAGCAATTTATGGGAAGCTGAACCAGATTCACTGATTCGATACGTTAGCAAACGATTCAATTTGAAGATTTCGGCATCGAGCGCGCCCGAGGATGTTTACCTGCTGGAAATAGCAAATCCCTCGAAACTTTGGAACACCGATCAGTTTAGTTGGGGCAACGGCGCCTCTTCCAATTACCTGATCGGAGAAGACCGGGTGAAAGCCGACAACCTGACCATTTCGGAAATCTGTGTTCTTTTGAGTAACGAGAAACAACAACTGTTTCAGTACGAAGGAACTGAAGTCGCCCCACACGACTGGGATTTTCATTTTCAATACAATGAATTTATGAAGGAAGAATTGCTCGATGAATTCGGAATCAGTATTCGTCCGGTGCGAAAAGAAGTGACTCTGTTCAACCTGAACTAA